In a genomic window of Amphiprion ocellaris isolate individual 3 ecotype Okinawa chromosome 11, ASM2253959v1, whole genome shotgun sequence:
- the fundc1 gene encoding FUN14 domain-containing protein 1, translating into MANRDKELEEEIYDKVVDLTEYAKRQRWWNRLFGKNSGPVAEKYSVATQIAIGGVSGWCAGYLFQKVGKVAATAVGGGLLMLQIANNSGYIQVDWKRVEKDVNKAKKQLKKGTNQAGPELNTFIEKSTEFVKKNIVVTSGFIGGFLLGLAS; encoded by the exons GATTTACGACAAGGTCGTCGATCTGACAGAATATGCTAAACGACAGCGATGGTGGAACCGCCTGTTCGGGAAGAACTCGGGTCCAGTAGCAGAAAAATACTCTGTGGCCACGCAGATCGCCATAGGAGGAGTGAGTGGATG gTGTGCAGGCTATCTGTTCCAGAAGGTTGGTAAAGTTGCAGCTACAGCAGTAGGGGGAGGTCTTCTAATGCTGCAG ATAGCTAACAACAGTGGCTACATCCAAGTGGACTGGAAGAGAGTAGAGAAGGATGTCAACAAAGCGAAGAAGCAGCTAAAGAAGGGAACAAATCAAGCAGGCCCTGAACTAAACACATTTATCGAGAAG tccACAGAgtttgtgaagaaaaacatcGTTGTCACAAGCGGCTTCATCGGAGGATTCCTGCTCGGCCTGGCGTCTTAG